The nucleotide sequence GTATCAACGACTACATGACATAGTGTAAGACTCTCAACAGACATATATATGACTTGATGTTACGTTTGCTAAAATGGTACTAATACCTTGAATCACATcatacagcccccccccccccccttattggATAAGACTAATATTTATCTTCTGATATAGTTTCTGGAGGTTCATTGCTTGCTATTTTACCATTAAATGCATTGTTGATTCGACTTTTAATCATTGTatgttatattgttatgtttaaaaataaaaataactctCGGTATTTGTAGGAACTTCATTTAAAATCgactttgtttttttaaatctacatAGACGGCTTAAAGAAAGATAATCTCCGGGAAATGTGTACGAAAACAGCGCATTTGATGGAATGCCGGTTCATGCCCAGTCAAAGGTAGTTTAAAACTAAAGAAACAATttcattgaatatatatatgacacattTTTTACGCGTCCCCATCATTACAACCATGCTATATGACAGCTATTAATTGCTGTCATGATCAAAGATGACAGCAGGACATGCACACACTTATCTTTCAAGACATTATTGTGGTTTTTATTATGATTTATTGATTGTAATGTTGTTGTTCTTTCTTGTTACATCATTGTAACGCGACATTTGAAGATCCAACAGGTGGACTTCTGACGTCGACGTCAGTCTACAGTAACTTGGATGATAATCCGGATATGTCTCATACATATTCATCATTGGAAATCAACGCTGCTGGCATAATGCCGGATACTTCACATACGTATACGAACCTTGATCCCAATGCTAAGGGTGACAATCTGACCAGTCGAACACAGAAACATCATTGGCTAATAAAATGCGGTTTGAAACCGAATGATGATTTCGTATGTAACATAAAACGTCTTTTTATTATCGAAGTGACATAAAGAAAGCATGTTTTATCTATGTTCGTATGACCAATTGCAAATCATTTAATCATAAATTTAAACTGTATGCATTATTCTTGATAATTGATGCAATAACTTATAAGAACTATTGCAACAAACTACATCAGGTATATATGTAGAACTATAGTAGTGAGTATTACCGTAGTGAGTTATGAATGTAGAACTGTAGTGAATTATATATGAATCACCATTGTGTTTTTCTGTATAATACCAGAGTGCGTTATATATCTGTAGTGCTTATGTGAGTTACGTGTGAATTACCATACTGAGTTATATGTGTAGTATCATTGTGAGTTATATGTATAATACAATAGTGCGTTATATGTGTTGTGCCGTAGTGAGTTATATGTATAATACAATAGTGCATTATATATGAAGTGCCATAGTGCGTTATATGTGTAGTGTCATAGTGAGTTATATGTGTAGTGCCATAGTGCGCTATATGTGTAGTGCCATAGTGAGTTATATGTGTAGTACCATAGTGAGTTATATGCGTAGTACCATAGTGAGTTATATGTGTAGTACCATAGTGAGTTATATGTGTAGTACCATAGTGAGTTATATGTGTAGTACCATAGTGAGTTATATGTTTAGTGCCATAGTGAGTTATATGTGTAATACCATAGTGAGTTATATGTGAAGTACCATAGTGAGTTATATGTGTAGAACCATATAGAGTTATATGTATAATACCATAGTGCGTCATATGTATAGCAACATAGTAAGTTATATGTTTAGTACCACAGTGGGTTATATGTATAGTACCACAGTGAGTTATATGTATAGTACCACAGTGGGTTATATGTATAGTACCACAGTGGGTTATATGTATAGAACCACAGTGAGTTATATGTATAGTACCACAGTGAGTTATATGTATAGTACCACAGTGAGTTATATGTATAGTACCACAGCGAGTTATATTTATAGTACCACATTGAGTTATATGTATAGTACCACAGTAGGTTATATGCGTAGTTCCATAGTTAGTTATATGTGTAGTACAATAGTGAGTTATATGCATTATACCATAGTGTTTTATATGTAAGGAATCATAGTGAGCTATATGTATAGTGCCATAGTGAGGTATATGTATAGTGGCATATTGATTTATGAGTGTAGTACCATAGTGAGTGTTATGTGTAGTACCATAGTTGGCTATGCGTGTAGTACCATAGTGAATTATATGTATAGTGCAATAACGATTTGTGTGTGAAGTACCATAGTGAGTTATATGTATAGTACCACAGTGAGTTATTTGTGTAGTACCATGGTTAGTAGTGAAATAGCACTTTAAAATATACTGTTCGAACATTTAGAGTAATTTATTATGGACGTAAACCcgcatgtccgaaaattaagtatTTGGGCTAAAAAGGCCACACAAATTAATTAGAGTATTTGCGTATGAGTGTGTAGAAGTGTGAGTTAAGTGTGCAGTTCCATTTTGATCTGTGTATATAGTGCCTGTTTAAGATGAGTGTATAGTATTGGCGATTGCTCTGTGTGTAGTACGTGAATgcgtatgcatatattttaataagatTAGTATTAAATAGTATTCTGTTGTAGAGAAACGatttaaaccatttttaaaaGTTGTCGATCAATGAATGTCGATCTCCTCCAATTAATACTGTATACGCATGGCTCTTTTGTTTGATGTTGtttgtttaactctttaccactaaCATAcgaattttgacgcatttgtagtctattagaaaattacatttaattaaagacttttcttactagattaaatttgtaaaggcttcatttctaatcCTTAGAAACGGATGAGCagaaaatagcataaaacctgaacaggctgcgaattctggtttatgctgtttgcacatagctgtTTAGACTTTGCTTTTGACGGGAAAAGGGTTAATTCGTGCAGATGTTTTAGCTTAAGAGTTTTATATGAATGTTGGTGAGCAAAATCTAAACGGATTGCGGGCAAAGAAATCAGGAAAAAATCCTTTAGCGTAAAAACTTGTTTTAGATGCATATAATGCACACTTGTCTTCACTTCTTATCAACACGTATTATGTTTTAGGAATGGGGAGTATATGCATTATATATCACAATTAGTGTGTTAATGTCTTATCATAAGTGTGAACTTATCTAACTCGTTATGATATTGATGgaacataaaaaaatcataaatcttTTTTCAAAACTATTTATTAATATACCATTCGACTAACACAATAGAGGATAATAGATACATCTTATTGTGTATAAAAATGCCTTGTGCACAAGATTCTAAAACAAACTTACCATATACATTACTTAACCACTTAATTGTGATTGAGGCATagtatatattacatttatttatggTTCAGATCTTTTAGGTAggaaatttatttgaattacaTTTTCAAGTGAATGAATAAAATGTTAATGaacttttattaataaaatatatagcaaACACATTTTTCTCTGACACAACAATACCATATACAAATCTTTTACAGCATACATACGGAAACCGTTCACATGGCTCAACATATTGCTTTGAAAACAGTATACAAAAGATGTGTATGATTGTAACAGCTTAAAATAACTATTGAGTATGTTCTTTTAAAagataacaaacaaaacaatcaacatTAAGTCATTGATCTGAGTTAATAACTATATTTTACTTTTGAAAAGTTGAAATTAAAATTTCTAACTATATATCTATTTCTCAACACTGCCAAACacgtgtttaaaataaatgtatgccTTATTTAACACATATGTTACTTCTATTTTTATGGAATACCCAGCTGCTTTTACAAAGTCTTATACAAACATCAAGTGTGTAATACGAATACTATAATGGAATGCACATTATGCACTGCATTCAATGTAGACCGTTATAATATGTGTACAGCGCAATAACAATAGTGTAACACAATTTATCAGCAGTAGCATGCTTAACATTGAACAACATGTAGGCACAGTTGTGATGAGGCCGCTGTATTACGTACGTACTGGTCATATGTTTATATCACTGAGCCATGAATTTTATCGCAAGCAGTTCAGTTATTTGTTCCATACGTTCCGGACTTAATACCAACATTACATCGGCATAAATAAAATTCTGAAACTAGCCATTAACGGGTTCTTTATACATATATCCATAttccattctgtcaaaccaaaaTCGACATATAACgcatataaataataaacgcCAATTACTTTGATTGGTTTATGAGCATATACATCATATAAAATCGTGTAATTAAAAGCAAGATCGCGAACTGATATCAACAAAGGTTTCAATGGCTTGAAAATGTATTGTCGAAAACAAAATAGCTTCGTAACATTTTTGACATTAATACGATCCCTTTTTCGCTATGCGTGCCTTCCCAAAGGTCCCAAATACGTATTAAAatgatacaagataagtattgatgcaaagcatcaaagggcgtcgggaatttcagtgtaaaagtgACCAAATGAAGTTAAATGGAACGATTATTTTTCTactgtaattattaatatattggccgattattttaaacaaaatagaaaaagatactggtattaccattatctatgattatgtgttataaccccccaaataaccattatctatgatgttgtgttataagccccaaataaccattatctatgattttgtgttgtaaaccCCAAATATGTTATAgttcgttttatttacattggtttcctttttttactgacaTCCGTgtacagttttcattaatggaacagaactgtgtaggcttaaaaaatctgcttcatcttgttagcgtaatttcatattttactcaacttcaaggggagatgattctgaacttattattacgttgctcatttacgataggggttaagtactcattgatatgaaaaaactgataaagttttaatgtgtttacgaccccccccaccctctcacacatatataaacaaaaaatggttacaataaaacaacatatttatttaaactaaaatgtatacaccaaaacaaaaagttaatgtAGAACACAAAGCAGTTCAGTTATTTGGTCCATACGTACCGGACTTAATACCAACATTACATTGGCATAAATGAAATTCTAAAGCTAGCCATTTATGGGTTTTTATACATATATCCACTATCCATCGAGGCAAAACAAATTCGAGGCATTTGACATATAACgcatataaataataaacgcCAATTACTTACATAGGTTTATGAGCTCATAATTCATTTCAAAACAGGTGTTATTAAAAAAAGATTGCGAACTGATACTAACAATGGTTACAAGGGCATCGAAAATTGTCTGGTTGAATACTAATTGGCTTCTATACATTTTTGACATAAATACGATCCATGTTTTCCTATTCGCTCCTTCTAAAAGATCCCAAATGCGTTGTAAAATGATACAATGAGaatacattatcacaatatggACACATATACTTGATAGCACAGATTTAATTAGAAAAAACAACTTAATGCATGATATATTTAAGTCAGCATATAACCGGCTTTGctcataatttatataaacacgCACAGACAATCTAgttgtaaacacacacacataaatagCGCGCTTCAGAAATTGACAGTGAAAGTTTTGCTTAGAAACTTATTCACCTCAAGGAACTTAACTATTTTGGCAACACGGACATCACATTTCATGAATTCTTATCCCTAGTTTacttaaaaacaagggacaaaattgtcacaaaaccaggttttcaaatttgaaaaaaaagtctgataaagggagacaactcaaactaaaTTGATTGTACCCCGCCccctcttgtttcaaaataaatcgcgcgacacaccgtccaatgatggtgaacaaatgtgccaaatggttttaaaatctcacattgaatgacagagttatagcccggacaagtttcttttatggccattttactcaaagtgtgaccttgaccttgaagataccGACGTatttctttcgcgcgacacaccgactaatgatagtgaacaaatgttccaaatgattttaaaatctaacaatgaacgacaaagttatggcccggacaagcttgttccgcccgctcgccagcccgcccgcccgccgacattcgccgatctaaaaaccagtttttttcttcggcAAACCTGgttgataaagtatgtaaacgaACAGAAAACCGCCTAAGAATTTCGATCTATAGAATTGCAACTTTACTACACGTTATTAATGCCAAAATGtaaagttttataaataaatggcCGTGCTATGCGAAAGAAGGTTTactgcatgtacgtcaagtgtttaccagattaacctgtgcagatcgcacaggctaatcagggacgacgcctacactggatttttgctgacAAGATACTTGTTCAAAAGCAAAGTACCTAGGGAGAGCGTAGTCTCTGATACGCGTGAGCGGATTGTACaaacttatctgggacgacacttcacacacatgcattaaaaccgcTTTACACAGATTACGGCTCAAATATGATAATTTAGCAATAATGCCCCAAAGGCAATACCAATGCAGCCACTCTAGTTGATTGCAATATATCTTAAAGTTTCGGATAGTAAGATGTTGAGCTTCAACTTCATACCACTTAAGTTCTAATACTTTTCTTCCACTGCGGCTATAGGTAGCACAATGTATATGCAACAGCATGTTGCATGTGCAAACACAGAATCAGCTATAAAAAAAAACGTCGAGGAACAGAAACATTCCATATACAAATTGTGACTTGAGGAAAGTTTTAATACGTTTTAAGATAATAGTGCAATATAAtattccttatttaaaaaaaactatatactGTTTTCACATCGCTATACGATATTACATAATTGATCTTTCTCGAACGCTACGATTATAAACAACCTTACATTCCGGGTTATTCGACAAAACTCTTAGGCAGAAGCCAGTAACGAATATTTTACGCACTACTGTATTGACATATTGTTTTCTGAACGGGATGGTATAACTCCATTCGGACCAGCCTTGTGGAAATGTAAACAGATTAGTTCATTGTTTAGCTTGTTTATGATAATGTGGTTACATACTTAGATGTGTTATATCTAAAATCACGGTATCTAGCTGTTTCTTCCACATGTAAGAACGTTCAAAGCCACAGAAGCGCATTCTTTTCTGAATTTTCTGTCACAGAAAGCATAGATGATTGGATTGGCCATGTTGTTGATCACAAATGAACGAAGAAAGAGATTATACACCACAACGCCAGCTGGAGTCATCTCTTTAAGAAAGTCGGACTTTATGGAAATTGTAACCATGAGAACCAAGTGTGGGATATAGCTTAACACATACACAACTGTGATAATGAACAACATAAAGGTCACTTGCTTTGTCCGAATACTTGGCCCTTTGTTGCTTACTGAACTCCGGCTAGTTTCTAGTCTGTTCCCGATGCAAATTCGTTTATTAGACTTTTTATCAAGATTGTGTCCTACAAGGCCTGGGCTAGGCGACCTTAAGCGATCATTTTTTCGGATTGCACTTATCCATTGGTTTGAATACGCATCTTTATTGTTCGTTTCGTTCGATGTTTCCTCGCGTGCATCATGTGCTTTAACTTCGTCAAGACCTGTTTTTAAGTTACTGCCATCTAATTTTGTTTCCACCTGTTCCGGAATACAGTCACCCAAGTTAGCTGAAACGAAAAGAAGAAAACACGGTTATTACTCAATTTACTAACAATGTTAATTATAATTTCCTAaacttcattttaaatacattttgtgCGTGTATGAACTTTTGTCGTCAGCTAATTGTCCTGTTGTTTTGTTGATAATCTTGGGTTTTTCGGTAGCGGATGTTAAGTTTTCATGAAATGTCACaatgatttttgtttaagtttgtggGAATATAATTTTAGTTTAGGTTTTGTTCAACACTCCTACGAAGATCTATTTTGAagatgaaccgttaaactaaatacATTTATCATTTGGTAGATTTGACAACATTTGTCTGAAATTACAATCATGCTGTTATTGTTTAATACCAACATagtacaacttatattttaacgTAAGAAAGATAATAGGACTTACGCGACTCTGTTTTCTTATTTGTGTTACCATGCGTGCAGCTGAGTGTATTTGTACGAATATACCCATAATGATGCATTATCGTCAATCCAATACGAAAGTAGACTATCCCAATAATCACCATGGAGATTACGCACAACAATAACTGGAACACAAAGTAACCTTGAGGAAAGTTCGAATCTTGCATCGTTGGGTCAATAAAACATTCGGTTCCATTAACTCCGTGAACCCCTGTGTCAACCAATGCATCACCGTACACAAATATGGCGGGTAAAGCAACAAGACTTCCAAGAGCTACAAACACAATGCACACTATTTTAATCTTGGTCGGAGTTATTTGTGTTGACAACGGGTAACGGATTCTCTGGTGGCGTTCTATTGCAATTCCTAAGACAATAAACGCTGAAGACACAACGAAAAACACGTGTAAACATCTGAGCGTCTTGCACGCTGCCTCGGAAGGGAACATGTACGGATACATCAAACTGTATATCAAAAGAGGCATCCCAACAGTGCAAGCTATGAGGTCTATCCATCCCAGCCATAAAATAAACGAGCGGTATGTGGAAGGTGAGTACTTGATGGTATAGATGTAGACGACGAGGATGTTGCCCAACACGCCGACAATCATGAGGATAGCGACGTATATGATGGAGAGGATGTGGAGATCCACCAGAGAGTTGTTCAGCTCCGCGAGTGTCACATTCTCCCGAAAATCCTCCCGCCACACTTTTGGGATCGCAGAATACATGGCTATGTTGTCTTTTTCGACTTCAGAGACTGTAATCAGTGGAGcgttatttattaaattgatgaaacaaataattatttatttcatctgCTTGACAATTTTCTGTAGATACATCGCTTACTTTATGgttcaatacattttacatatGAGCATTATTTCTATGTTTACTAATAACTTCAATCTAAACTCAAATCGTGCTTaaagatttccgaaacttacatctcTAGTACATTTAAATTATGTGTGAAGTGTTAGAATTACTCGTAAAGGGTTCGGTTTAAAGTTGTGTGCGTAAACTTAATAATTTTTTGAAATTATCGCGTTGGAATAACAGTCTAAAGGAAATGGTTTTAAAATAGGAGTGtttaattacttttatatttaaacgatataaacaaataatctacacaattaagtatgtattaattattaatacaacaatgtttttatttattaaacacattttctttGAGCTTGCAGCGACACGTAATTGaaatttgtaaacaataattcATTCGAATAAACAGAAGATAATCATCACATGCATTATTACAAACTTCATATTACGTGTATTCCTTAGCAATATAATCATCACACAGACGTATAAACCACTAAGAGTTCACAAATACGCCATAATGGAGCTTTGATGGAAATAAATTCGTAATGCAATCGGAAAAATAATTTGCATAGTTCAATTATACATGCATacttgtaaacaaaataaatatgcaGTTACCCTTCAATTATACTTTGGGTACTGGGATACAGTTTTAATGGACGGGATTACAATACATTGTTATGTGCATGTTGTTACTTCGCTCTCTACATCAGATCTGTAAAATCAATTATCTATTTTTAAACATAGGGGTTTTTAAAACATTAGCTCAATAATTTACCACCCAGCCTATGATTTAATCATGAAAGTAATATAATTGATATCTCAGTTGTATTAATAAAGAATACGTTACTCTAAATTTGTTAAACTACTACAGATCGATTAGTTTACCAAACATTCAACTCCACCTAGTGTTAATTAAACGTTCATTTAACCGAAAAATATCCCAATATATAAATCTCCATTTAAGGGCTTGGAACGAATGAATAACTAAAATTACCGTCCAGAGATAACCGTTATTTGTTCCGAGTAGTACTCCCACTGTAATATGTGTTagtcttaaacaattatttggaAAATATGACGCACTAACTTACGGTTTGGAAACCGAAATACGCTTCTGTTTGCatctatatattttgtattaatcatCACTATCTTTCAGATAGTTGATACATTCAAACAGTGATCCGTACATATAACAAATCATCATTATTCACTAATTGCGAATATGATAGTATCACATTTACactatttaattttgtttggcgATAACtacttttattttagaaaattaaCAGTCCTGCAGCGAAGTTTATCCACATCAACAGCAATAACAGATATCCAGACTAAGCATTCGAGTTTTGATTGATCATAATTAATGTATCTGCCGCAGAACTGGGTGGAAGGTACAATATTCCAAGTCGAACCACGCCTGACTGGCAGTGTATGGTAATTACTGAAAATATTATTACCACGTTGGCGTTCTGCTTTTTATTCTAACAATCAAACAGAACAAACGTAAAGTACGAAGAGTGCTGAGTCACCTCTAAATGACCTTTCACAACTTATACGTTGATGTTTTAGCCCCGTGTCACTTGCACAGTCGCTTAGTCATGTCAAGCTGGTGGCGTTACGTAGAAGGCTGAATAGCATAATGTTGATGGGTGGCAAATCCGCGTCGTTTACAAGTGATTGTGTTGGCAGCTGATCGTGTCTATGATAGAATATTCGTGCGTCACTTGTCACGTCCATGCATTAGTTTAATTAGTATATATAACTTGAACAGGTTCAGTAGATGTGTCGATAAAATAcgttttgcaactttttttatttttgaagtatTATTAGTATAATCATAGTTGTTAgtagtaaaacatattttttaagattcatttcatgtgcgtaaatttatacattttcagaaaTCAACATTGATACAAAGAATACCTTACAACCTACATATGTATGTGTTTAAAGAGCTGATTATCCAGAGGAAATCATATTGACTTCAACATGTTTCATTAAGAAGCGTTGTGTATGTTGTTGTTGAAACATGTATGTTGTTAAAACAGGAACTCACGTTTTAAGTTATCAGACAGCTTATGTTTaattatcaaagttatataatTGATATTACAATTTTACTCTAACACAATGTCGTCtattaataaagttattacaattGTGTCCTCCTACTACGGGACGATTTGACAAAAAATTCAACTCtagtaaacatttaataaatgagaATAGTTCACGCTCATTTTACCGAAAGATTCCCCAGCATATTGTAATCTCCATTTTGTAGCTTTGACATATTAATAACTTAAACTTACCTTCCGgagttgaaataaaaatatttatgtttataaattaatttaaaacacgTTTAATTATATCAAAACGGTCATATATTGTGCGAAAAGTTCTTTAGAAACCTCTAAGTAACCTTTCAACAACTAATGAGCgtatacatatgagtcgtgtactgtgaagtctgcacaggctaatcagggacgacactttcagcctaaacttgattttttaaaagaaaatactttttgtaaacgaaaaatataacaGCGGAgtgtgtcgtcactgattagctagtgcggactgcacaggctaatctggggctacactttaagcacatgcattaaaccctctttgcacagagcacggccaatataTATGACGTTGTCGAGTGTCACTTCCACGTCGTTAAGTAATGTTAGGCGGAATGTCGCAAAAGGAATGGTTGTTATCATGCAGGGGATTTACAGGGTTGTGTTGAATGAAGAACACTAGCCGAGTCGTTTGCAGGTGATTGTTTTGACAGCTGATCGGTCGTGCTGAAACCTCGTGCTTCACTAGTCACATCCAGAATATATTTGacgtatgtatattatatttttaccatGGGTTATACCTTTTTAAAAAGTTCttttatatttagtatattgttagAATATAGTATACTCATTTACATTAATAGTGTACGTGCATTGTGAATATCAACGTCTAGAATGTTATCATATTGATAAATATCATTAATTGCATCATTTAGTTCATCTAAAGAATATATTCTGCGATGCACAACACATCTTCATCTGTGTCAGATTTGTAACGGTTCTGTTATTTTTACAAATCCGGTGTTAAAAATGACCGAAACTTAGCGGACTATCTGTAAAAATTTACCTAGCTTTGATTATGCTACTGTATACGAAACAGTATGAACACGTCTAAACTTGATGTGACTATGGACTTGTGTCGGTGTATCCGTCTTCGGAGGGTTACTCATATCAATATGTGTAAGTTAATTATTGGATATTCGTACCTGAAAGCTCGATACATCCGGAAGTAATGTCAAGTGTGCATCACtacattattggcgtcgcactgaagtgcggcgactagtatgtaatacttttttttcgcTAATGGTagtagaagttattttacggatcaatgtatatatttttgttgtcagtaTATCTTGCattgtggtgatttttgtgtaaattagtgtaaataagtactgcgtttgtgcctattacatttactacaacatgtattgccaataatgcaaagctaattcttttaattaataactgatcacagggacttagcaataataaaagatcacagggactgggcaaaaacGCGAACGgttgaaactttctggttttgtatagaAACAAatcttctttgttccactatcctagcaaccacctagttactaataaaggcgctaaagagcgcaaagcgcgacacgtattattaattgtaattacgagtcttgataaaggaagcagccgcttatcaatgaggagcaccatcacagcaccccagtctcattactatcaagtcttCCTACAGGTTTTtgttttaagaaccacatatagaaggccgcaggcctgacccgtatcttgccagtggtatggaccctttggtatggacctttcaacccgctcactatccagcttTTAAACTTCCGGGtatacatttaaaccgactattaatagcttattactatcatagttagaaggtgatttttcaagcggttccgaaGTGTAGTGGTTACAtcgatttattttatttgtgttctatgttaactttttgttttttgttttgttttgatgtagacattttagtttaaataaatatgctgttttattgtaaccattttttttatattatgcccatgaaatatatgtgtgagaggggggggggttcgtaaacacattaaaactttaacagtgttttcatatcaatgagtactcaacccctaccgtaaatgagcaacgtaagaatacgttcaga is from Dreissena polymorpha isolate Duluth1 chromosome 14, UMN_Dpol_1.0, whole genome shotgun sequence and encodes:
- the LOC127857481 gene encoding uncharacterized protein LOC127857481, translated to MYSAIPKVWREDFRENVTLAELNNSLVDLHILSIIYVAILMIVGVLGNILVVYIYTIKYSPSTYRSFILWLGWIDLIACTVGMPLLIYSLMYPYMFPSEAACKTLRSNLGDCIPEQVETKLDGSNLKTGLDEVKAHDAREETSNETNNKDAYSNQWISAIRKNDRLRSPSPGLVGHNLDKKSNKRICIGNRLETSRSSVSNKGPSIRTKQVTFMLFIITVVYVLSYIPHLVLMVTISIKSDFLKEMTPAGVVVYNLFLRSFVINNMANPIIYAFCDRKFRKECASVALNVLTCGRNS